A window of Hymenobacter siberiensis genomic DNA:
GGCCTCGACACCTCCTCGGTGAAGGTAGAAAAGGTGCCGCTGGTAATTGCGCCGGTGCGCGAAGTGGCGCTGAAGCGGATTAAATAATAAGTTACGGTTTGAACTGCTATTTTAGCGGGGCTGCAACCAAGCAGCCCCGCTTTTTTATGCCCGATGCTGTACATAATCTGGGAGTTACTCAATCTGGTCGCACTGGGTTTGCTTCTCTGGGCAAGCTATAAAGCAGTAAAGATTCTGGCTCGCGAATGGGGAATCCTCAAAACCGGACTATTCGCATTATTGCTACTTGCCATGACGGGCGGTAAACCAAAGGCCTCGGTGCCAATGCGCACAGCAGTAAGCAATACCAATGCGCTCCGTCCCGGCATCTATTTGCCTGTTATAAGCGACAAGTTTATCAACCGCCTTTCGCTCGTTATTATCAAGAGTTCGGGCCCTGATACGACGGCCGCTACCGTTGCGCAAGATTTTTCCGGCCTGGGAGTTGGTCACAAATGGGAGCCGATAGGTCCTGGCATCTATCGTTTTCAGCACGGCCAGCTGGCCTACAACATCCCGCAGCTTTTGCGCTGGAACCTGCTGGGAATAAACGTCTTCACGCAATTGAAACAATTGAAAGGCACCACTTCCCTGCATAACTAAAGAGGCCCCGCTCAAATTTGAGCGGGGCCTCTTTAGTTATGCAGGGAAGCCGGAAATTACTTCCCCAGCCACTTGGCCAGCACTTTCTGCTGGGCGGCGGTAGGGCTCGCCACAGGCTGAATGGTGAACTTGCGGTCGGGGTTGGGCAGGGCGCGCAGGGTGATGTCGCGGGTAAGGCCGTCGCGGCGCACCTGCAGCTTCACATCGGCACCTACGGGGCTGCTGATGAGGGCTTTCACGGTTTCGTCGCTCGGCGCGGCACTGTTGATGAGCAGGACTTCGTCGGTGGCGCTGAGGCCGGTGTTCCAGGCGGCACCGTCGCGCACTACGCTGGCCACGAGCAGCTTGCCGGCACGGTTCGAGAAGTTGGCCCCAAGGGTGCCGTCGGTGCTCAGCGGTGCGCTGGTGAGCGTGAGTCCGGCGTAGCCGAGAGCAGTGGCGAAATCGATGGGCTTGGTGTCGTACACGTTATTCAGAAAGAATTCGTCGAAGCGGCGGCCGGCCACGGTAGCCACGGCATCCTGGTATTCCTGGTCGGTGAAGCCCCGGCCGGCCTTCTTGTAATACGTGTCGTAGAGCAGGCGCATCACGTCGTCGAGGTGCTTGGTACCGTTGGTGACCTGGGCAATGTTCAGGTCGAGCCAGGTGCCAATCAGGTCGCCCTTGGGGTAGTAGCTGATTTGGGTATTGCTGGAGTTTTCATTCGGCCGGTACGACTTAATCCAGGCATCAAAGCTGGACTCGGCCGCCGACTGAACGCGGTTGCCGGGCGTATTCTCCACCTCCGTGATAGTATTTCCCAGCTTACCCAGGTACTCCTCACGGCTGAGGATGCCGGCGCGCGCCAGAATCTGCTTCGAGTAGTATTCCGTCATGCCCTCGCTCACCCACAGCATGTGGGTGTAGTTTTCCTGGTCGTAGTTGAACGGCCCCAGCGCCACCGGCCGGATGCGCTTCACGTTCCAGAGGTGGAAGTACTCGTGCGCCACCAAGCCCAGGAAGGACTTCAGCCCGGCATCGGTGCCGTAGGCGGCGCGGCTCACCTCCAGCGTGGTCGAATACAGGTGCTCCAGGCCACCGCCACCGCGCTCCAGGTTGTGCACGATGAACAGGTAGTGGTCGAGCGGATTCTGGCCCACCACGCGGTGCGCTTCCTCGCACACGCGCTTCATATCGGCCACCAGCTTGGTGTCGTCGGCGGTGTACTGCCCGTACATGGCTACCTGGTGCGGGGTGCCGTTGGCGGTGAATTCCAGTATTTTTTGATTGCCGATTTCAATCGGCGAATCAGCCAGTTCGTCGTAGCTCGCGGCTTTGTAGGTGAACTTGCCGGGGCCGGGGCGCAGGGCCGTGCTCACCTTCTCCCAGCCGGCGGCGGGCTGCACGGTCAGCGAGCTGTTCAGCATCTTGTTATCGGCCGGGTACATGAACACGCTGCTGCCGTTGAGGTAGCCGTGGTCGGCGTCGATAAACGACGTGCGTACGCTCAGCTCGAACGCGTACACCCGGTAGCTCACCCGGAAGCTGGCCTGCTTGGGGTGGCGTACCCGCCAGGTATTCTTGTTAATTTTCTCCGCTACCAGGGCCTGTCCGCCGCTGGTCTGGGCCTGGAAGCCCTCCACGTTTTTGGCATACTCGCGCACCAGGTACGAGCCGGGGGCCCACACGGGCATTTTCACGTCGGTATAATCGGCCGAAAAGCCGCCCAGCTCCATCTTCACCTCGAAGTAGTGGGACTGGGGCAGCGGCATGGCCAGCGTGTAGCGCAGCGTGGGCACCACGGCGGCTGTTGGGCGGGCATTCACACCCTCAGCTGCTAACACAAGTCCCGCTAAAGCAGCAGTGCGCAGGAATACGTTTGAGTTTCTAAGCATTCGAAAATTAACTAAATTGGAAGCAAGGGCACAAAGTAAGCCCCGCAGGTTGCCTCCAACCTAGCAGGCGGCCCCGCCGTTAGGACCTAGCGCGGCGCTTACCCGACAGCCACGCGCCTTTTGCCGGACTTTTGTATGCGCTATATCTGGATAATTTTTGTGGGGCTGCTGATGGCGATGGTGGCCATTCTGCCGCGCCTGGGGAAGCACAAACCCGCTCCACCCATGGCGGAAACCAGCCCGTCCGACGCCGCCCTGCGTGCCCGGCCGGCATCCCTGCGCACGGCCCCCGGCGCTGCCCTCCCGCCCCGCGCCGATAGCGTGGTGGCCTTCGGGCTGGCCCAGCGCGGCACGCCCTACGTGTACGCGGGCACCTCACCGCTCACGGGCTTCGACTGCTCGGGGTTCATCATGTACACGTTTGCCCATTTCGGGGTGCCGGTACCGCATTCCACCGCCCTGCTCATCGACGTGGGCCGACCCGTGGCCCGCACCGAGGCCCAGCCCGGCGACATCATCGTGTTTACCGGCACTGCTGCCACCAACACCACGCCGGGCCACGCCGGCATTGTGATATCGCCCCGGGGCGAGCTGCCGCTGCGTTTCGTGCACGCCTCATCGTCGCGCCGCGAGCCGTTTGTGAAAGTGAACCAGGTGGAGAATTCCGACTATGAGCGGCGCTTCATGCAGGTGCGGCGGGTGCTGGGACCGGACACGGGCATTGCCGCCTCGGCGCGGCCGAAGCTGATAGCGGCCCCCGCCAGCACGCCGCCCGTGGCCGCGCTGCCTGCCCGTCGGGTGGCCGTGGCAGCAGTGGCCGCGCCTATTCCTGCGCTCCCCAAGCGGCTCGCGACGAAGAAATACCCGACAGCCGCGATTACCGCTAAGAAGAAATCGGCAGCTAAAAAGAAGTCGGCGTCTATTCCCAAGCGCAAGCGGCCGGCCACCAAGGCCAAGTAAGCCCTTCAAAACCGCTTAAACGCAACGATGCCCGGCCTGCCTTTGCCGTCCCACTAAAGGGCGGCTGGGCAAACCGGGCATCTAATCCTTCAAATCTTACCAAGCGGCGAAACTGGGGTGCAGTTCCGGCGTCTTTCAGATAAGACCTGGCCGAATGTGGGTAGCCTTAGGAGCTACCCCACGAAGCTGTTGTTAGGCGTGTACTGCGGTGAAGCGTACGACATTCGACAGGCTTGGCAGGATTTGTTTGGGACTACTAGACATTTTGTACCTCCTTTCTTTACGTTCGACATTGCCTCATTATCGCGGCCCAATAATTTAGGGATTCTCAAATGGGGTCGTAGCACTCACTACTGGCCCGTAAAGTTAATAGCAAGGGCTAAAGTTCAAAATCTGCCCGGCTTTTTCGGGGCTGCGCTGCTCAAAAAGCGGCTTTACGGCTGATTTACAGCTATATTAATTTTGCTATTGCCGCCGTATTTTTTTCTGATTGGCCCGGCGCGTAAACTTGGCTGTAAACTTGCAATAGGGGCAATAGCCAGCGTGCTGGCTTAGCTCTGAAATTTTTGCTTACCTTTTCCCCTCAAACCCACCTCATCCAATCTTCAGAAATGAAAAAAACCTTGCTCTTACTGGTTGCCCTCGTGCTGGGCCTCGCTGGCATGGCCTCCGCCCAAACCATGTCGCCGCTTGGTGTCTGGACCAATACGGAGAAGAAAGCCACCTTCGAAATCTACAAGTGCGGCGACAAGCTGTGCGGCAAAATCGTGAGCCTGACCATTCCCAACGACCCCGCCACCGGCAAACCCAAAACCGACTCGCAGAACCCCGATGCCAAGCTGCGCAGCCGCCCTCGTCTAGGCCTGGTATTTATGCAGGGCTTTAAGTATGACGACAATAACAAGTGGGACGATGGCAAAATCTACGACCCCGAAACCGGCAAAACCTACTCCTGCTACATGAAGATGGAAAGCCAGAACACGATGGAAGTGAAAGGCTACATCGGCTTCTCGCTCATCGGCAAATCGCAGACCTGGACGCGGGTAAAATAACCCCGGTACCTGCCCCTGCTTAGCTCGTGCTACGGCCGGCTCTCTACCCCGAGGGCCGGCCGCTTTTTGTGGCACGGTATCGGTAAGACGGCAGCTAATTGGGCTTATATGGGCATATTTGAAGGTTAAAGTTGCATGCCGCTCTTAAACTATTTGTCCGAGCCGGTGTTCTGACTCCACTAAAGCATCTTGTTTTGTTCAATTTCATTCAGCAGTTATTTCGCCCTGAAGAGGCCGCCCCGGCTGCCTGGCACGCCGTGGCACTCACGGCGGCGCAGGTTCGGCGACACGCCCGCTGGGTAGAGCAGCATGTGTTTTTGAACTGGCTGGAGCCCTACTACAAGGCCTACCACCTGCGCAAGGGCGGAGCCGGCGGCAGCCGCGGCCTGCAAGTGCAGCAGCTACACGAACAGGGCCGCCAGGGAGCCATATTTTTCTTCGACCCCACCATCGGGCCGGGCAATTTCCGACATTTCTACGAGCACCTGGGCGAGCGCCTGCTCGGGCTGGGCTACCACCGCGCCTGCGCCGACCAGTGCACCCAACGCAAGCAGCACCTGCGCGAAACCGTGCTCAAGCAACTCTTCAAGCCCAACCCTACCGACTGCCCCGATACCGGCCACTGCAACCAGCGCTTCGGCCTGGTTACCATCGATTTGGTAGCAGTAAACGGTCAGCCCATGTTTATCCGCCTCACCAACAACGCGGTGCTGCAACCCGGTTTCACACCCGCCGGCTCGTTTGATGAGCTGCTCCGGCACCTGCTGGATGCCCCGCCGCCCACGCCGGCCACCCAAGCCCTGATAGCCGAATACCACAACCAGTTCTAACGGCTCATTACCAATATATTAACCAAAATAAAGGCCGCTCCCGGATTGGGAGCGGCCTTTATTTTGGGTGACGAAGCAGGGCGCTATTCCCGCACAAACTGCGCCCGGCCCAGCATATTGCCATCGAGGCCCAGCAGGCGCAGGTAGTACAGGCCCGATGCCAAGCTGTGAGTATCAATCTGAGGATGTGCTGCTTGCAGAGCCTGGCGCAGCACTACGCGGCCGGTGGCATCTACTACTTCGGCCCGCGCGGTGGTAGCGGGCACGGCGGCGAGCTGCAACTGGTTGTGGCAGGGTACCGGAAAGAGGGTGAGTGGGGTCACGCCGGCCGTGGCGCGGGTGGCGAGCACGAGGGTGTTGTCGCGCACGGGCGCGGCGGCGGGCAGGTCCAGAATCCACTGGTCGGGGTCGACGGTGATGCTGGAAACTGTGCCGGTGGCCGCAAACTGAAACGTTTGGGTGGCCTGCGTCTGGCGCAGGCGCACCGTTTGCGTGGTGCCGTTGGTGAAGGTGAGGCGGTAGTCGACTTCGGTATCGAAGAATGACGTGACGGTGGGCACCGAGGCCGTTTCGGTCACGCGCAGCACGACGATGCTGCCCACCTGGTTCCACCGGCCGTTGAAGGTAGGGTAGCCATTGCCCCGGAACCACTGCTGAAAGAAGTAGGTGAGCGAGCGGCCGGCTTCGGCCTCGAAGATGCGCTGCAAGTCGGCGGTATGGGCCGTGGAGGCGCGGTAGGTGGTCTGGTACGTGCGCAGGGCGCGGAAAAACTTTACGTCATCGTTCAGCAGATAGCGCAGCATGTGGATAACGGCCGCGCCCTTCTTATAGGTCAGAGCGGTGCTGAAAATGCGGTTCACGTTGGTGGTATCGGCCACGTACACGCTGCCGGAATTCTGCTGGGCCGTGCCGTGCGCATTGTCCATCCAGGTGCGGGCACTGGCGGGAGTGGCAAAGGCCTGATACGAAAGGTATTCGCCGTAGGAAGCAAAGCCCTCGTTCAGCCAGATATCCTCCCAGGAGGCGCAGGTCACGTTGTCGCCGAACCACTGGTGGAACAGCTCATGGGCGGTGAGGTTGAAGAAAAACCCGTCCTGCGTGGTCATGGTCTGGTGTTCCATGCCACCGCCCAGGCCCAGCGGGGCCATGCTGTGGCCGTACTTCTCGTTGGCAAACGGGTAGAGGCCCACCAGACTGGAGTAGTTTTCGATGAAGCCCGGCGTGCGGTCAATCTCGCTCTGATAATAAGTCAGGGCCGCCTGGTTGTAGAGGTAGTTGACGATGGGCACCGTGGGCCCGCCCGCCGGGTGCGCGTAGTTCACGTATTCCACATACGGAGCCACCGCTACCGAAATCAGGTAATAATCAATCGGATAACGCGATTTCCACTCGTAGCGCACCTTGTTATTGGGCAGCGTGACGGTGCGCGTGAGCACGCCGTTGGAGCCCACTTTATTGGGCAGCGTGGTGGTCACCCACACGTCGCAGGAATCAGCTTTATCCGTGAGCACCTGCTTGCAGGGAAACCACTCGTGGGCTGAGAATGGCTCCGACAGGCTGTAAGTGATGTTGTACGGGATGGTGATGTTGTAGCCAATCTGGCCCTGGGTGCGGTTGCTCAGGCCGTTGCCGATGGCGGCCGAATTTCCGCTCGGGGCCGTGCCATGGTAGTAGATGCGGGCATCGACCAGGGCATTGGCGGGAGCCACCTGGGCCAGCCGGGCCATCACGTCCTGCCCCACGCGCCGGATGCCGGGCGAGCGTTTCCCGTTCACCACCACCGAGTCGATGAGCAGCGTGGCTGTGCCGGCGGGCGAGCCTGCCGGGGCCTGGTAGAGCTCGAACGCGAGCGAATCGAGGGCCTGGCTGCCCACCCGCACGCGCATCAGCACCGAGCCGGCCACGTTCAGCGAGGTGTTTTCCAGGGCCAGGTCGAGCTTGTAGTATTTGACATCGTAGCGGTTCATGCGGGCGCGGTGGGTCACCGATGAGGTAGCCGTGCGCTGGGCGCTGGCAATGCGGCCCGCCGCGCAGACCAGGCCGGCATCTGGCCCAGCTGTAATCTGCTGCGACGCCGATGGCGTAGATTGGGCCAGCAGCAACCCGGGAGCGCTGAGCAAGGCACTGACAAATAGCGCGTAGAGACGACGATGCATAAAAAGAAATCGTGGAAAGGTGAGGAGGTTGAATCCAGGCCGCGGCGGTTGAAAAATCAGCATCCGAAGGTACGGTGGCGAAGGTAAAAGTGGCTGGGCCGGCAGTGGTAGCCACGCGCCCCAGATGCCCGCAGCGGGCGGGCTTATATGTTGGCGGGGCTGGTCGTATATTTCGGCTTTATCACAATTTAATTCGCTTTTTCTCTTTTGGCATGCCCTACCGCTTCCGCCTGCCTCACCCCTTCCTGCTTGGTTTTCTGTTGTTTATAACAGGTTGGCTGGGCGTAGCGGGGCCAGCGAATGCTACGCACATCGTGGGGGGTGAAATGGAGCTGGTGCACAATTCCGGTGACTCGTACACGCTGCTGCTCAACCTCTACTTTGATGCCTACAACGGCAGCCCCAGTGCCCTCGATGCCGACCTGACGGCCAGCATTTTCGACAAAGCTACCAACGACCGGATGATGAACGTGCTGCTGCCCCTCACCAGCAACACCTTCGTAAGCTACACCAACCCAGCCTGCGCCAAGCCCACGCTCAGCACCCGCCGGCTGGTGTACAGCAAGCTGATTACGCTGCCGCCCGGCACCTACAACGGGCCCCAGGGCTACTACGCGGCCGTGGAGCGCTGCTGCCGCAACAACTCCATCAGCAACATTGTGGACCCCGGCGCGGCGGCCCAAACCTTCTACCTCGAATTTCCGGCCGTGGTACGGCGCGGCCAGCCTTTTTACGATTCCACGCCCCGCATTTTCCCGCCCTTGGCCGACTATGCCTGCCGCAACGAGCTGTTTTACTACGACTTCGGGGGCAAGGATGCCGACCAGGACTCGCTGGTCTACGAGCTGATGACCCCGCTCAACGGGCATTCCAGCACCAGCACGCCCAAGCCGGCTGCGGCTTCGCCGGGGCCCTACTCCCCCATCACCTGGCAGCTGCCCGCCCCGGCACTGCCCGGCCAGCCGGCGCTGCCGCCCCTGGGCCCGCTCAACCAGATTCCGGGCACGCCTACGCTGCAAATCAACCGCTTCACGGGGCGGCTCACGGTGCGGCCCAGCAACCTGGGCCTGTTTGTGTTCGGAGTGAGCTGCTCGGAATACCGGAAGGGCGAAAAAATCGGGGAATGCCGCCGCGATTTTCAGCTCATGGTCCTCAACTGCCCCACCAACACCAAGCCCAGCATGGTACTGCTGCCTGCCACCACCGGCAATGTGCCCTACCGGCCGGGCCGCGATACCCTGCGCCTGGTGCCGGGCGGCAACCACTGCGTGCGCCTGCGCTTCACCGACCCCGACCCCAACTCGCGCCTGTCGCTGTCGCTGAGTCCGGTTAATTTTTCGGGCCTGCTGCCGGCGTTCACCACGGCCACCAGCGGCGCGGTGCGCAGCCCCGGCCAGCCCGATACGCTCACGGCCACCCTCTGCTTTCCCGCCTGCATCGACACCCAGGGCAAGGTATTTCTGTTGGATGTGGTGGTGGGCGACGACGGCTGCAGCTTGCCCAAGCGCGATACCGTGCGCGTGGCCTTCACGTCGGTGCCACCGCCTAACTCGCTCCCTACGCTTACTACCACGGCCGGTCCGGGCCTGCCCCTGCACGTGCGCGTGGGCGACCTGGTCACCTTCAACCTGACGGGCACCGACCCCGATAATGACCCCATTCAACTGGAAATGAGCGGGCGAGGATTTTCTCCCGCCAGCCTGGACGCCACGCTCACGCAGGCATCGGCCGGCAACCAGCAGCTGGGCCGCTTCAGCTGGCGCGTCGACTGCCGGGCGGTGGGGCCGGATTCGGTGCTGGTGTTTCAGTTTGAAGCGGCCACTTCGCCTTGCGCCAAGCGACAGGCGACGATGATTTCGGTGCCCATCGTGGTGCGCTACACCAATACGCCACCGGTGCTCACGGCCAGCCCGCTTTTCCCGCTGCCCACGGGCGCGGGGCTGCTGCCCGTGGTACGCCTGCCACTGGGAGCCACGTTCACCGCCACGCTGGCTGGCGTAGATGCCGACCGCGACGGCCTGACAATGACGGCTACCAGCGAAAATTTCTCATTGGCCGAAGCCGGGATGAGCTTCAAAGCCCAGAATGGTGTGGGCGTGGCCGCCGGCCAGTTTCGCTGGGACGTGAGCTGCGATGCCGTGGCACTGCGTCGCCCGTTGGACGTAACCTTCCAGCTGGTAGACGCCACCTGCCGGCCCGTCGCCCAGCGGCAGACCGTACGCTTCGAAATCATCCGGCCCGACTCGCCGGAGCTGAAGCTCTACAACATCATCACCCCAAACGGCGACCAGGTAAACGACGAGTTCCGCCTGCCAGGGCTGCCGCTAAACTTCTGCGATGAGCAGTTTGCCAGCGTCCGGATTTTCTCGCGCTGGGGGCAGTTGCTCTTCGAGTCGAAGGACCGGGGATTCCGCTGGCCCGGCGAAGGCAGCGCCAGTATGTACTACTACTTCGTAACGTACACCGATGGCCGCTCTTTCAAAGGTTGGCTGGAGGTGAAACCTTAGCCGAGCTTAAGTATTTGGTTACCGCCCGGCCCCGGTCCGACCGCCTAGGGCGGTCGGACCGGGGCCGGTTCACTGCACGATTTTCAACGCAAAGGACCGCTCCAGATGGAGCGGCCCTTTGCGTTGAAAATCAATAACTAATATTCGATTTCAATACATAAAAAGAAAGACGGCGAACAGTGCCACCCACAACACATCGATGAAGTGCCAGTAGGCACCCAGGAGCTGTAACTGCCGCCGGTAATACGGGTTGCGGATAAAGACGAGCGCGCGCACGGCATCGCGGTCGGCGTGGGTCACGCGGAGCAGCAATGCCAGCAAGAAGAGCATTCCGCCCAGCAGGTGGGCCACGTGCAGCGCCGATATCAGGTAGATGAACTGGCCGCTGCTGGTGCTGGTACTACCCTGGAAGAGCACGCCCTGCGTCATCAAATCGCGCCAGCCCAGCAGTTGCAGGCCGGCAAATATGCAGCCCAGCAGCAGCGTGGCCCCGAGGCAGCGGGCCAGACTGCCCAAGTCGTCCTGCGCGTAGAGGCGCCGGGCCTGGCCCATGGTGTAGCTGCTCACCAGCAGCACAATGGTGCTGAGTGAGAAGTAGCGGGGTAGCGAGTGAAGCCCGGTGGGCACCCCGCTGCGCACACGGGTGGACACGTAGGCCGCCACCAGCATGACAAACATGATGGTGATGGCCACCATGGCCAGGTAGCCAGCCATCAGCAGCGGAGGCATTCGTTCGATACGGCCAAACGACGACGAGTTGCGCCGGGCTCCTACCTGATTATTACGTTCGTATTCGGAGTTCATGGGGTAGCACCAAGGGGGTGTACTATGAAAACTAACCCGGTGGTAATTAGTTGCACAGCCCCTCAGAATTGCCCGAAAGTTGCGCTACTTGAAGAACGACCCAATTTTACCCAGCACGGCGTTGAGGGTAATTTTTGGAGTGCGCTGCACGCCAAAAGTCACGTAGGTTTTGCCGCCCACGCGCAGGTCGAGCACCCAGCCCAACTGCCGGGCCAGGTCGTTGATTTGCTGGAGCGGGTCGGGGCCGGTGGATTTGGGAGCTTTAGGAATTCCCGGCGGCTTGGGCGGGCCCGCCGTGAGCTGGTCGAGCACCTGCTGACTCGGAATGTTCAGGATGAGGTAGGTACCGGAAGCAGCCAGCTGCAACGCATGGCCGTTCCAGGTGATGACCAGCTGAGCATCGATTTCGAGCGTGCTAGGCACCGGGGGTGGGGTTGGTACTGGTGGGCAATTGGGGCGCGCCCGGCTGCTCGCCCCGCGTTCGGATGCGCAGGGAGCCGTTCAGCTTCCAAGTGGCGGCGGGGGCACTGGGGTTTTGCGGGTT
This region includes:
- a CDS encoding M1 family metallopeptidase, with amino-acid sequence MHRRLYALFVSALLSAPGLLLAQSTPSASQQITAGPDAGLVCAAGRIASAQRTATSSVTHRARMNRYDVKYYKLDLALENTSLNVAGSVLMRVRVGSQALDSLAFELYQAPAGSPAGTATLLIDSVVVNGKRSPGIRRVGQDVMARLAQVAPANALVDARIYYHGTAPSGNSAAIGNGLSNRTQGQIGYNITIPYNITYSLSEPFSAHEWFPCKQVLTDKADSCDVWVTTTLPNKVGSNGVLTRTVTLPNNKVRYEWKSRYPIDYYLISVAVAPYVEYVNYAHPAGGPTVPIVNYLYNQAALTYYQSEIDRTPGFIENYSSLVGLYPFANEKYGHSMAPLGLGGGMEHQTMTTQDGFFFNLTAHELFHQWFGDNVTCASWEDIWLNEGFASYGEYLSYQAFATPASARTWMDNAHGTAQQNSGSVYVADTTNVNRIFSTALTYKKGAAVIHMLRYLLNDDVKFFRALRTYQTTYRASTAHTADLQRIFEAEAGRSLTYFFQQWFRGNGYPTFNGRWNQVGSIVVLRVTETASVPTVTSFFDTEVDYRLTFTNGTTQTVRLRQTQATQTFQFAATGTVSSITVDPDQWILDLPAAAPVRDNTLVLATRATAGVTPLTLFPVPCHNQLQLAAVPATTARAEVVDATGRVVLRQALQAAHPQIDTHSLASGLYYLRLLGLDGNMLGRAQFVRE
- a CDS encoding T9SS type B sorting domain-containing protein, whose protein sequence is MPYRFRLPHPFLLGFLLFITGWLGVAGPANATHIVGGEMELVHNSGDSYTLLLNLYFDAYNGSPSALDADLTASIFDKATNDRMMNVLLPLTSNTFVSYTNPACAKPTLSTRRLVYSKLITLPPGTYNGPQGYYAAVERCCRNNSISNIVDPGAAAQTFYLEFPAVVRRGQPFYDSTPRIFPPLADYACRNELFYYDFGGKDADQDSLVYELMTPLNGHSSTSTPKPAAASPGPYSPITWQLPAPALPGQPALPPLGPLNQIPGTPTLQINRFTGRLTVRPSNLGLFVFGVSCSEYRKGEKIGECRRDFQLMVLNCPTNTKPSMVLLPATTGNVPYRPGRDTLRLVPGGNHCVRLRFTDPDPNSRLSLSLSPVNFSGLLPAFTTATSGAVRSPGQPDTLTATLCFPACIDTQGKVFLLDVVVGDDGCSLPKRDTVRVAFTSVPPPNSLPTLTTTAGPGLPLHVRVGDLVTFNLTGTDPDNDPIQLEMSGRGFSPASLDATLTQASAGNQQLGRFSWRVDCRAVGPDSVLVFQFEAATSPCAKRQATMISVPIVVRYTNTPPVLTASPLFPLPTGAGLLPVVRLPLGATFTATLAGVDADRDGLTMTATSENFSLAEAGMSFKAQNGVGVAAGQFRWDVSCDAVALRRPLDVTFQLVDATCRPVAQRQTVRFEIIRPDSPELKLYNIITPNGDQVNDEFRLPGLPLNFCDEQFASVRIFSRWGQLLFESKDRGFRWPGEGSASMYYYFVTYTDGRSFKGWLEVKP
- a CDS encoding DUF2147 domain-containing protein — translated: MKKTLLLLVALVLGLAGMASAQTMSPLGVWTNTEKKATFEIYKCGDKLCGKIVSLTIPNDPATGKPKTDSQNPDAKLRSRPRLGLVFMQGFKYDDNNKWDDGKIYDPETGKTYSCYMKMESQNTMEVKGYIGFSLIGKSQTWTRVK
- a CDS encoding cytochrome c oxidase subunit 3; translated protein: MNSEYERNNQVGARRNSSSFGRIERMPPLLMAGYLAMVAITIMFVMLVAAYVSTRVRSGVPTGLHSLPRYFSLSTIVLLVSSYTMGQARRLYAQDDLGSLARCLGATLLLGCIFAGLQLLGWRDLMTQGVLFQGSTSTSSGQFIYLISALHVAHLLGGMLFLLALLLRVTHADRDAVRALVFIRNPYYRRQLQLLGAYWHFIDVLWVALFAVFLFMY
- a CDS encoding C40 family peptidase, whose amino-acid sequence is MRYIWIIFVGLLMAMVAILPRLGKHKPAPPMAETSPSDAALRARPASLRTAPGAALPPRADSVVAFGLAQRGTPYVYAGTSPLTGFDCSGFIMYTFAHFGVPVPHSTALLIDVGRPVARTEAQPGDIIVFTGTAATNTTPGHAGIVISPRGELPLRFVHASSSRREPFVKVNQVENSDYERRFMQVRRVLGPDTGIAASARPKLIAAPASTPPVAALPARRVAVAAVAAPIPALPKRLATKKYPTAAITAKKKSAAKKKSASIPKRKRPATKAK
- a CDS encoding M61 family metallopeptidase, which produces MLAAEGVNARPTAAVVPTLRYTLAMPLPQSHYFEVKMELGGFSADYTDVKMPVWAPGSYLVREYAKNVEGFQAQTSGGQALVAEKINKNTWRVRHPKQASFRVSYRVYAFELSVRTSFIDADHGYLNGSSVFMYPADNKMLNSSLTVQPAAGWEKVSTALRPGPGKFTYKAASYDELADSPIEIGNQKILEFTANGTPHQVAMYGQYTADDTKLVADMKRVCEEAHRVVGQNPLDHYLFIVHNLERGGGGLEHLYSTTLEVSRAAYGTDAGLKSFLGLVAHEYFHLWNVKRIRPVALGPFNYDQENYTHMLWVSEGMTEYYSKQILARAGILSREEYLGKLGNTITEVENTPGNRVQSAAESSFDAWIKSYRPNENSSNTQISYYPKGDLIGTWLDLNIAQVTNGTKHLDDVMRLLYDTYYKKAGRGFTDQEYQDAVATVAGRRFDEFFLNNVYDTKPIDFATALGYAGLTLTSAPLSTDGTLGANFSNRAGKLLVASVVRDGAAWNTGLSATDEVLLINSAAPSDETVKALISSPVGADVKLQVRRDGLTRDITLRALPNPDRKFTIQPVASPTAAQQKVLAKWLGK